GAGTGCAGAGAAAGGCACAGACTTCCAACTTTAGTGGGTTACTTTGGGAAGAGAGTGCATAGAGAGACAGACTTTCGCTTTGAATTTCCGTGTTGAATGAGTGCATCAGAGGCAGTATCTTTTGTGGGGGAGCTTAGCACCAATTTGGAAAGAGGGTGTCGACGAGTACACAAACTTCCGCTTGGGTTGAGTGATCACATCGGGTGCAGCAGAGGCACCGTCTGTGAGGAGATCACGTTGGGTGCTGAAGAGGCACTTCACGACTGATGAGCTCGAAAGAGTAGGAGGTCGGTCTGGTGTCGCGTGATACTAAGAGAAGAGTATTGAGCACCACATACAACTCAATCCTTTGTGTATGTGTTGACGAGGACGTTAACATATCAAGTTGGGAGAATGTCACTAGCCGCATCTTGGGCTAGACAATCGGCAGTAACTTGCGGAGGACATGAGGGCGGGTCACGGGCGGACTCTTTTATCTCGCAGCGGAATATATATTTTCGCCCGTGCAGCGTCTCAGGTTACACTCAACCTTTGACCAGCCTTCACACATCTTAGAGTTTTACCGACTGTCCGTCGCGTGTCTTCGACACTGAAGCTGGCTAGNNNNNNNNNNNTGCCCTTGCTCTCGCTTATCCGAAATGTCCATGTTTGTCGAGGCTCTCGGCACGCCCGCCTTAGCGTCTCTTAGCGGCTGGGCCTGAGTAGCTAGTATGCCGCTATGCGTCTTGCCCACAATCTCGAAACCTGCTGATGCATTCGTTgatggcaaggagcatcctcgcTCCGCCTCGGCATTACGGCGCTTTGCATGTGCCCGCAATGCCCATCTCATGTCCAATACTCACTCGGGGCATCCTCGGTGCACGCCTTCGTCGTAGCCATCTTTTATGCCTTGTCCGAGTAGGACCGTATCATAAGTCCAAGGCCCATTCGATATGCTGACATCCTGTCTTGATTTCGCACGGCATGCCCGACATGCATTCTTGCATTTCGGCTTAGTTTGAAACTAATCCCATAGTGCGGCATTGCCCCACAACCGCTCATCTTAACCAACGAACCCTCATGGACGGCTAGAACTCGATAGCGCGTgccatgagttggatcacgaggtcttGGAGTGCTTGCCTCGATCACCCAATCACACGAGAGGTGTTGCCCTTGATATCCCGCAACCCGGGGAGCAACCTTGCTTGTCACACGGAGCCTCTCGACTGCATTTGCGCCCAACGTTGGCCATCCTGGCCTTATGTTGCCCTTAAGGTTCCCATGCCTTTAGGGGACTCTAAACACTCATCTGAACTGCCTAGAGGCAGCTCTTGAAGGCCCCCATCTTGCCCTCAAGAGATGCTCATTTAGTGAAGACGTTGTCTAATGCCACTGCCGTTGTGCACAGGGAGGGCTGGCTGGAGCTCACCACTGCATGCccccccttataataggcttaaaaatattttctcttgttgCATAAGTAGACATTTGTAATGGCCGAGGAGCGCACATTTTTTGCATCTCTCTCGACCGACGTCCAAGCCACTTGCCACTTGAACCGTAGCGTAGCCTACGACTTCCACATCAAACTCTAGAGTTTCAGCCTCATCCGATCATCCATGGTTGAGGAATTGCTTATGCAATACACTGAAACTACAATCTCGCCACTGCACTGGCAGACTCTGAACATCATCGTTGTTTCCTACTCAAACAGAACTATCTACCTTTGGAACATCTTGGAGGTGCTCCCAACACTCCTAGGATCTCGCAATTGAAACAATATTGCAAATCTCCAAGGATAAAGCATTGTGCTTCACACATCTCTCCTACTCGCGCGCAGGGTGACGCCTGATCATCGCCCTTATATCTCCGTGGCCAAACGCCATCGGAATGACTTCATACTTTGTGGATAACATCCCCACACATCAAAGAAGTTCTCATAGAAACAGTTCTGCAATCCACAATCGGTAAGAGTCTTTATTCGAAGGCCATATGCGCACCTGCATGCTGGCCGGCATCCCCTAGTCGGTATATTGAGTTATGGAGTTTGAAAAATGTTAGATATTACATAAACGattaagtttttataattatttattgttagaAAAGTGCTCTTTGATATAGTATGATGAGTATTTTTTGCAAAACTAGCGCTATGTCAGCATACTCAATGCGcgtgcaaaaatatttaaaatttataaataattaatattcttattgataaaatgattGTCAATAATGGGATAGTGGTCTAAGAACGATTGAGAGGTATTTtagtgaatttattaaaaaatattgaaattactattatgatcaaatttaattaaaggtaataaatgagttaaaaggtaaatttaaatatttaaaaattattacgacaacaattttttttttttttaataatagtatagaaaaatactatatcctcatacttttcaaaatagaataaataggGATCACGAGGCACTTTTTCAGAAGTATGGATAATCGATACCTGTAAAGATAATAGTACGCCGTTCACGAATACccttaattgatatatttgacGGTAGTCTGAATTGCTGCATCATGATCACATTGTAAATGAAAGTCTTTTAACACACAATTATTCACAtgaatactattttttttaaatactaaaaaattatttataattatattaaattttaaaaaaaattatcgatattattaattttattttccccCTAAAAGGAAGGAAAGGAAATAGGAAAAGTATTTCGCACACGCTCCTGCTTTGGGGCGTGGAGAGAATATGCCGTTAGAGCAGATAAATTGATGCCTGTATTCCAAGAACTCAAAAGGCGCCACGTGTCTCCCTACCTGGCGACACCACCATCCCCGAACGCCAAGACATTCCTCCCCTCCCAGCCATGGCCTCTCTCCTCTGCAACTCTCCATCCTCCCAAACGCCAATACGTCGAAAGCtccttctattttattttttctaaaaaaaattaatatgattgtATGTTATACCCGGTTATGTGCCTGAAATCTTGTTGAtttctatttgtaatttttccgggtgttttttttttttttgagtgcATAGTAGTATACAGcccttgttttttctttaatattgtcattatttagtttttgataCGAAAAGGGTTATGAGAGATCTGTAAGGCTTGGGGGATTTTCTGgggttttcttgaattttgggttttgagaaaaattcaGGGCTCTGGTGTTGTCAGGATCCCCATTCTCAGGTAATCTGATGTTACTtttgtttgtgtatatatGCGCTTTTAATTTGTGGGATTTGATCAGGCTGCAGCTTAGTTCTTTCGGTCAATCTGCGATAGAAGTTTGGCTTTTTTTTGTGATGCATTTGGGTTATTGATTTGAAATGGTTTAAACTTTGGAATATTTTCTTGACCTAAAATATGAATACTAGGTTTTTGACTTGTTTTCTGATGAATTCTTGATTGGAGaagttttgatctttttaCTGTAAACAGTTGGCGTAGGTTGAGTTTTCAACGAGGAGTTGGGATTGGCAATGGGGGCAAACGGGTGTTGGTAACCAATGGGAACATCCAATGTGTAATAATCACGGAGCAGAAAAATTGAGTAAAGTAGAGCTTGAACGGGAAAACACCATTGTTGATCAGCAACAACTAGCTGTGCGCTTGATGGATAGCCCTACAGTGACCTCAGATTCAGCCTCGTGCTCAAACGATGAAAATCAGCGTATAAAATTCTTGTGTAGCTTTTCAGGTAGTATATTGCCACGTCCCCAAGATGGGAAGCTTAGATATGTTGGAGGTGAGACTCGAATTGTGAGTGTCCCACGAGATATTACTTATGAAGAACTCATGGGGAAGATGAGGGAGCTTTTCGAAGGGGCAACTGTGTTGAAATACCAGCAACCCGATGAGGATCTTGATGCTCTTGTATCTGTTGTGAATGACGACGATGTCACTAATATGATGGAGGAGTACGATAAGTTGGGCTCAGGGGATGGGTTTACTAGGTTgaggatatttttgtttgcGCATCCTGATCAAGATAGTTCTTTACATTTCGGAGATGGAGATGAAAGGGATAATGAGAGGAGGTATGTGGATGCCCTGAACAGCCTTAATGAGTCTCCTGACTTTAGGAAGCAGCCTGGTGAGTCTCTGGTAATGGGGTCGTTAGATGATGTCCACGCTGCTGAACAGTACTTCAACCAGATGAGTGTAGATGGTGGCCTCCATTGCCAGAGGAACATGGAGTTGCCAATGGCTCAGATGAATTTACGGCACCTGACAATTCCTCATCTGGGTTCAGGACAACTCCAGCAAGCAGTTACTCAAAGGTTTAGTGAGATGGAGGCCCCTTGGAGTCCTGCTTACTATTCCCCGAGACAACATGGAAACATAGATCAGAGACCTGTTGCTGAATTTCCAACTTCACCTTCATCCTCTCGCTATCGAATTCCATATGCGGACTTTTCAGATAAAGGTTTTGAGAGAATGCCCGATGATTCTGCTCGCTATCGAGCTACATACGGGGACTTTTCAGATAGAAGTTTTGATAGAATGCCTGAGGATTACAACCAAACGCCAGTAGGTACTCACTGCATATATGAGCAACCGCCGCAATACACAGACAATGTGGTCATGGTTCCAGCGGGGTCTGTTGTTAATGAAAAGGCCGGTTTTCCTGGTAACATACTGCAAGGGTCCAACGGAAACAGTCATTGCGAGCATTGCCGGATGGCGtttcaaagaaatcaactttATCCTGATTCTTCTTGGAAGCCTGTTGACCAGCCACATCTGGAACCGCCCAACATGGGGAACGGATATCTTCAGGTCCCTAATTCTTGTGCGGAGTGCTCCCTGAACAGGGAAGTGTACATGTTGAATTCAGATGCAAACCTGCACTCTCCATACTACTGCAGGGACCAAAATGATCCGCGGTCCATATACCCTGAGACCCATGGTCATGAAAGGGGATGGGTTTCTCCACATCAGCCAAATCCATGGGCTGAGGAATCAAGACCACACCTATCTGTATCTGGAAGGTTGGGTGATGGTTATATTGCGGAAAATGGTATGAGTATTTCAATGGGGCACCGTAATGTATGTGATGGACACCATGTACAATCACATTATATCCATCCTGATGATCAGCGTTATGCTCGTTCTGGGGTAGACTATGGTAGTCAAGTTTTTCAAGACCAAGCTGTAGCAACTGGATCACAGGTTCATCCGTCNNNNNNNNNNCGATATGGAAATCCTCCGTATACATATGGAACTGATAATCTATACCAGGTGCCTCATGGCCATATTCATCCACAAACTGTATGGAGAAATGCTCATAGTCCACTGCAAGGATGTCCATCGTATGAAACATCTGTTTCATCTCAGCTAGTTAATGGCTCTGTTCCTATGGGCTTTATACGAGGTACAGTGGAGGGTAGTCCCAGGCCAAGAACTGGGTTAGAGAATCAGAATCCTTGGCCTGAGACATCACAAAGATCTACGGGCTTTGATGGGTCTCTTATGCCAGAGCATTCTCATATGCAGGCTATAAAGCTGACACCTAACACTTACAATCTGGAGAATCATCATCCATGTACTTTAGAACCCAGCCAATCAGCACCTTCCATGACTAAACTTGCCACTTCTAATGACCCATTTAGTAAGACTGATCCTGCATCATTACGTGATGATAAGTCAGTGACAATTGCTGCTCCTGGAGTAGACTTCCAGAATGACactgaaattacaaaatcagTTAGGCCGTATGAGAACAGTGTGTACGAAGGGAGCAAAGAGCAAATTAATGGAGGGGAGGCCAAAGGTTCTGGTGTTTGTGGTGTCATTGGCAAGAACTCAGATGCTGTAGCACCTTCTGTGTTCATCACTTCACATATTCCCAAACCTGCTTCTGGAAATGGTGTTGCTGTAACTGTAGACAAAACTAATGCTGGCACTCCAGTGGAGGTACCAGATGACGGACTGGAATACTTGCCCGAGTTAATTGCATCTGTGAAAGAGGCAGCTTTGTTGAGCTTAAAGGAGGTGAAAGCTAAAGTCCAAAAAAATACTGATTTGGGCAGTGAGCATGATGGTCTTGCAAAAGAGGAGGTGAGAGACCACAAAGATGGAGAGGTAAGAATCAGTTGAGCTACAATTTGTGTCCATTTCAGTCATTCTTAAAGCACGTTTCTTGTTTTATAGGATGGCAATGCAGACTTGGAGGTAGATTTTGATAATGATAATGTGAATCCCTCCAAGATAGAGCTGACAAAAGCCGAGGCAGAAGCAATTGACCGTGGATTGCAGGTTCTCGTCCATGCCCATAAGTTTATCTCCATTAGCTGCTGAATTCATGCGCCTGTACCAGCTGATTACTTCTGCATGTGATCAGCATCTGTTGGAGACAATTCTTCTTATCTGGGATacacatataattgattcttgTCTTCTGATGTCATACCATTTATTTGCTGTATTCTTTATCCCTGTagacaataaaaaatgaagatcTGGAGGAGATTCGGGAATTAGGTTCAGGGACATATGGTGCTGTATACCATGGAAAGTGGAAGGGATCAGATGTagcaataaaaagaataaaggcCAGCTGCTTTGCTGGAAGGCCTTCTGAAAGGGAACGTCTGGTATGTTTCTATTTAATGCATTTGCATTCTTTTTTTAGCTGCAATATTCTTCACTTCCTCTACATCTTACTTCATTTCTGagcattatttttttccatctaactttcatttcatgaatttATACTTGATACtgaagttaatataaaatctGCTTTCCTAGTTCATGCATGTGTTGAtagttcaataatttttagtctGCCTCAGGAAGGGGGTTCCACTTTGCTGATATGAATAGTTTGGAATGACACAATTCCTTTTCTTTGCCCCCCTCTAAAACTATAATTCTTCTGGTCCAGAATAAGTTAATTTGTGATGAATGTCTCAATGTTGTCAAATTCATTAGATTTAAACAAGTTGTAAATGCATAGTATAGTTTACACCAGAATTGGATGGGAAGGGAAGAACAGAAATTTTTCTTTGGTAGCTACTAATGTGTTAATTTCTTCAAGCTCTCTTTAGCATATAACTCCATTAGCATTATGCTAATCCTGCTACCTGCTTCTAGCTAGGGTGTGCTTctttattattactcttatgGTATTTTGTGCTTCTTGTGTTATTGTGGCATTTAGGACCCTGCAAGGTCTCGTCCATGATATGATGGCCTGATAACTATGGAGCTGgattattttcatcaatgtaTTTGGTCGAGATGCTTATGCCCATAGGATAAATGCCACGTATaccatctatttttatatgaagCTGGATTGGCTAGTCGATGCATAAATTATGACATGCTCTACACAGTTTGGAGCAATTATTAGCAATTTTGGGATTCAGATATTCCTATATTCTAGGATCTTTCTTCCtttgataaattatagtaaGATATTGTCCGCAAAAGATTTTAggtaaagaagaaataaatgtcATATATGTGGAGTACATTTTCCTTGTGATGTGGACATGTTCTAATGAACTTCTCTACTTGCACTCTAGCTGGGGAAGATACTCCATCTGATGTTTTCGGTTCTGCAATGTGCATCATTAACATTTCTCAGAGTTCTTGCCTTTAAGTATCTAATGGTTGTGTTGCTGATGTCTTGCACTTAATAGTGGTCGGTTGGTAGTAGACACTTAGCACTTGTACTAATGATCTGAGAAGACTAATCTATGTTGCTACTTCACCCTGTTTTTTTGTGCGATATATTTCGTTATTTATGAAGGGAAAACATAAATAGAGAAGCTATTTATCAGTTATGTGGAGGACAATTACTTATCTGAGCGGTCAGAAAGAAAATGGGACTTAAAAGAGAGACAGAGGTGAACTTCAATCTGGCGAGGTTCCTGTTGTCAAAACTGGATGTCTTTTCAGTTTATATAGCATCAGCAGTATGATCAATTTCCTTAAGTAGGCATGTCCTGTAACCATTTAACAATTTCTTTCTGAATATTTGAGTTAGCTTGTGGGGTGTTCTGCAGCATTTCAGAACCTTTCCCTTCATATTTGTTACAATGTTTTCTGTACTCTGACTGAGTTGCAATTTATGCTTTTGGGTGGCAATGATGTTCCTTTATGGGTTTTTGTCTTCTTCCCCCCAGAGATgatttatatcaatatttgaatttctgCAGTGgcattaaattctaatttcatATCAATTGATGTATAGATTGCTGATTTCTGGAAGGAAGCTCTGATATTAAGTTCATTGCACCATCCAAATGTTGTCTCTTTTTATGGAGTAGTTCGTGATGGTCCTGATGGATCTTTAGCAACTGTGACAGAATTCATGGTTAATGGATCTCTGAAACAATTTCTGCAGAAAAAGGACAGGTGTGCTTCTTTGTTGTTAGCAAGCATATTCTCAATACCACTTATTCATGCAGccgtattattatttttgaacaGGACCATTGACAGACGTAAGAGACTCATAATTGCGATGGATACTGCATTTGGTATGGAGTATTTGCATGGGAaaaatattgttcattttGACCTAAAATGTGAAAATCTGCTGGTAAATATGAGAGATCCACATCGTCCAGTGTGCAAGGTAGGTTGAGTGGCTGAACCACAAATTAGAGCTTCTTTACTGCATTTACTGTATGCAGCATCCTTTTACAATTAGATTtttgaataagaattattaaaaatcattAGAAGTTTCCAGTATGTTGTCAGATATTGTCCACTGCAACCTTGCTGGTGTGACTTTGTTTATCTGAAGTCTTTCTTTCTATCTTCTCCTATTGGGTTTGCTGGGTTGTGGTTCTTCTTTGGGTGAGTGTTGTTTTATGACAACTACTTTTGTCATTCTGATATAATTTCGATTTAGATTGGTGATCTAGGATTATCAAAGGTAAAACAACATACTTTAGTGTCTGGAGGTGTTCGTGGGACATTACCGTGGATGGCCCCAGAACTGCTGAGTGGAAAGAGTAATATGGTAACAGAAAAGGTACTGATGGTCCGTTCTGTTGTTGAGTTTGTCTCCCTCTCCCGCTCACTGACAGAGATGTTTCGATTTTTCCACACCAGATTGATGTTTATTCATTTGGGATTGTCATGTGGGAGTTACTTACTGGTGATGAGCCTTATGCAGATATGCACTGTGCTTCTATAATCGGTACGTACCATAAGATGGTCTGATTCATTCCTTTTCTTTAGAACATTCTTTTGTAATTCTAGTAAGAGCTGTCATGAGAGAATTCTGTATTTGATCATTGTCCAAggctaaagaaaaaaagagataaatggGGTTAGTCAAAATACTGTGCTAGTTGCTGCTCTATGTTTGGGAGCAGCCCTGTAATCATCATTGCACTTCATGCATCAAGTCATGCCTTAAGTGAAAATTGGGGATTGCCCAACAAGTTCATCATAGGCTGTATTAAGATTTTAGGCTGCAACTGCCAAGTAAAGCTTTCTTGCGCAGTGTGGGTGGAAATTTAACAGGTTATAGGTTGGTCCATCTGTTCAATCATGTTATTTCTCTAAACGTGGGCCATCCTTGTTGGGGTTTAGTGAATAGACTTAGCAAGAAAGATATGAAGTATGAACTGGCATGCTAATCTAGTTGATGGAGATATCGTGTACATGAACTGTCTTAACCTTAACATTTTGTGCTGTATTTTAAGCGGGTGCTCTGTGTTAGTCTGGACATATAAGAGTACCACACATGCTATGGTGTCACCCTCTCTGAATACCTATCACAGTTTGTATTCCGTTTGGTCCCGAACTGTTGGTTATTCAAAGTCTGGTGGTTCAGAACatgtatttaagaaataaCTAATAGATTGCATTGTAAAACCGGAACAATATTTTGACCGTCAAGCAGATCTAAATGTCGCATGAGTTTTACATCTAAACTCTAAGGCCTTGTCCATCTGCTTATTTCTGCCATCACTCTGTATCTTACTTTTCGCCGTGCATGTGTCAAAACTCCGTGTTGGCAGACATTAGTATCTTACTTCAGGTTCATTAGATTTTCTCTATTGTATTCTTTCTTTGACAAAGCAATTTTATGCACAATTTGATTCCACTTCTTACCGCTGTCCTGCATCCTGAGACCTGAGGTTGGAACATTTGattaagatatttatatatgaaataacgGTTTTGGGGCATGTCGCTGGTATGCATAAATGCAGCAGTTTCCAGTCTACTGGAGTCtgaatatatagattttttgtatttttcatttgcttAACATTACGCATGAACAACATGAATTGGGTAAAAATTTCACATGAAATGTTAT
This Sesamum indicum cultivar Zhongzhi No. 13 linkage group LG5, S_indicum_v1.0, whole genome shotgun sequence DNA region includes the following protein-coding sequences:
- the LOC105162856 gene encoding uncharacterized protein LOC105162856, with amino-acid sequence MCNNHGAEKLSKVELERENTIVDQQQLAVRLMDSPTVTSDSASCSNDENQRIKFLCSFSGSILPRPQDGKLRYVGGETRIVSVPRDITYEELMGKMRELFEGATVLKYQQPDEDLDALVSVVNDDDVTNMMEEYDKLGSGDGFTRLRIFLFAHPDQDSSLHFGDGDERDNERRYVDALNSLNESPDFRKQPGESLVMGSLDDVHAAEQYFNQMSVDGGLHCQRNMELPMAQMNLRHLTIPHLGSGQLQQAVTQRFSEMEAPWSPAYYSPRQHGNIDQRPVAEFPTSPSSSRYRIPYADFSDKGFERMPDDSARYRATYGDFSDRSFDRMPEDYNQTPVGTHCIYEQPPQYTDNVVMVPAGSVVNEKAGFPGNILQGSNGNSHCEHCRMAFQRNQLYPDSSWKPVDQPHLEPPNMGNGYLQVPNSCAECSLNREVYMLNSDANLHSPYYCRDQNDPRSIYPETHGHERGWVSPHQPNPWAEESRPHLSVSGRLGDGYIAENGMSISMGHRNVCDGHHVQSHYIHPDDQRYARSGVDYGSQVFQDQAVATGSQVHPSXXXRYGNPPYTYGTDNLYQVPHGHIHPQTVWRNAHSPLQGCPSYETSVSSQLVNGSVPMGFIRGTVEGSPRPRTGLENQNPWPETSQRSTGFDGSLMPEHSHMQAIKLTPNTYNLENHHPCTLEPSQSAPSMTKLATSNDPFSKTDPASLRDDKSVTIAAPGVDFQNDTEITKSVRPYENSVYEGSKEQINGGEAKGSGVCGVIGKNSDAVAPSVFITSHIPKPASGNGVAVTVDKTNAGTPVEVPDDGLEYLPELIASVKEAALLSLKEVKAKVQKNTDLGSEHDGLAKEEVRDHKDGEDGNADLEVDFDNDNVNPSKIELTKAEAEAIDRGLQTIKNEDLEEIRELGSGTYGAVYHGKWKGSDVAIKRIKASCFAGRPSERERLIADFWKEALILSSLHHPNVVSFYGVVRDGPDGSLATVTEFMVNGSLKQFLQKKDRTIDRRKRLIIAMDTAFGMEYLHGKNIVHFDLKCENLLVNMRDPHRPVCKIGDLGLSKVKQHTLVSGGVRGTLPWMAPELLSGKSNMVTEKIDVYSFGIVMWELLTGDEPYADMHCASIIGGIVNNTLRPQIPTWCDPEWKSLMESCWASDPAQRPSFSEISQKLRNMAAAMNLK